A single Quadrisphaera setariae DNA region contains:
- a CDS encoding PadR family transcriptional regulator: MDNQAEVLKGVLEGCVLQVIDRGETYGYEITSTLQELGFTGLVEGTVYAILLRLERNGLVSTDKRPSSSGPPRKFYALNDAGRQRLAAFWGTWDHVSTTIDHLREDSRA, translated from the coding sequence CTGGACAACCAGGCCGAGGTGCTCAAGGGCGTCCTCGAGGGGTGCGTGCTGCAGGTCATCGACCGCGGCGAGACCTACGGCTACGAGATCACCTCGACGCTGCAGGAGCTCGGCTTCACCGGCCTCGTCGAGGGCACCGTCTACGCGATCCTGCTGCGCCTGGAGAGGAACGGCCTGGTCAGCACCGACAAGCGCCCCTCCAGCAGTGGGCCGCCGCGCAAGTTCTACGCCCTCAACGACGCCGGCCGGCAGCGCCTCGCCGCGTTCTGGGGCACGTGGGACCACGTCTCGACCACCATCGACCACCTCCGGGAGGACAGCCGTGCGTGA
- a CDS encoding DUF1048 domain-containing protein: MRDLLTKLVGEKKEWRAMQARAAALPVDYRVVYAEIQKYVFNLAGGDGRSIIALLEDLLGLFETGAADGRRALEVTGDDVAGFCDELLRNARTYTQDWRDKLNRTVHEKLGGQS; encoded by the coding sequence GTGCGTGACCTGCTCACCAAGCTCGTCGGCGAGAAGAAGGAGTGGCGGGCCATGCAGGCCCGCGCCGCCGCGCTCCCGGTGGACTACCGCGTGGTGTACGCGGAGATCCAGAAGTACGTCTTCAACCTCGCCGGAGGTGACGGCCGCTCGATCATCGCCCTGCTGGAAGACCTGCTCGGCCTCTTCGAGACCGGTGCCGCCGACGGCCGGCGCGCGCTGGAGGTCACCGGCGACGACGTCGCCGGCTTCTGCGACGAGCTGCTCCGCAACGCCCGCACCTACACGCAGGACTGGCGCGACAAGCTCAACCGCACGGTGCACGAGAAGCTCGGCGGGCAGTCCTGA
- a CDS encoding PHP domain-containing protein, which translates to MLPADGHVHSQFSWDAPAGDMRATCARAVEVGVPALAFTEHVDLTRWNLHGQPLPERYSGHVDDHGAFLGDALQVEAYLEEVERCREAFPGLRIWSGLELSEPHWHPDPVAELVRATCAERLVGSVHALPDLHPDAAASGRVEHVETGHGYDQRHPVDVVRAYLTEVAALAASDAPFAVLAHIDYPLRTWPASAGPIPWEALEDDVRTALSALATSGRALELNTRLPLEGRVLRWWHEAGGDAVAFGSDAHHPEALAHGFRDAAALAEACGFRPGATPFELWGRA; encoded by the coding sequence GTGCTGCCCGCCGACGGCCACGTCCACAGCCAGTTCTCCTGGGACGCCCCTGCCGGTGACATGCGCGCGACGTGCGCCCGCGCCGTGGAGGTCGGGGTGCCGGCGCTGGCGTTCACCGAGCACGTCGACCTCACGCGGTGGAACCTCCACGGCCAGCCGCTGCCCGAGCGCTACAGCGGTCACGTCGACGACCACGGCGCCTTCCTGGGCGACGCCCTGCAGGTGGAGGCGTACCTGGAGGAGGTGGAGCGCTGCCGCGAGGCGTTCCCGGGCCTGCGCATCTGGTCCGGGCTCGAGCTCAGCGAACCGCACTGGCACCCCGACCCCGTCGCCGAGCTCGTCCGGGCCACCTGCGCGGAGCGGCTGGTCGGCTCGGTGCACGCCCTGCCCGACCTGCACCCCGACGCCGCGGCCAGTGGACGCGTCGAGCACGTGGAGACCGGCCACGGCTACGACCAGCGCCACCCCGTCGACGTGGTCCGCGCCTACCTCACCGAGGTCGCAGCCCTGGCCGCCAGTGACGCGCCCTTCGCGGTGCTGGCCCACATCGACTACCCGCTGCGCACCTGGCCCGCCTCCGCCGGGCCGATCCCCTGGGAGGCGCTGGAGGACGACGTCCGCACGGCCCTGTCGGCACTCGCCACCTCCGGCCGGGCGCTGGAGCTCAACACCCGTCTGCCGCTGGAGGGCCGGGTGCTGCGCTGGTGGCACGAGGCCGGCGGTGACGCGGTGGCGTTCGGCAGCGACGCCCACCACCCGGAAGCCCTCGCGCACGGCTTCCGCGACGCCGCGGCGCTCGCCGAGGCGTGCGGCTTCAGACCCGGCGCGACGCCGTTCGAGCTGTGGGGCCGCGCCTGA
- a CDS encoding tyrosine-protein phosphatase: MRGGGQGRQPEDPSSVDERLGVLPGFPGSADLGGLPLAGGGSTALRRVIRSAVPIALPIALPIALPIAVADASPDAVAGELPDELRRSAERFGVRAVVDLRSDAEARLLPHPLADLPGYRLLPLIDVAAEPQRDVTSEATFGDLYARSLGRNRRTLVEVFRALAAHARAAAAGPGAGAVLVCCAAGRDRTGMVAALLLDLAGAERGAVVDDYHRAGSGSPVVDPPTAPTPHRRGGPDVEAMLDHVHARWGGPADYLRWLGLDDEEVVTLRSLLRPEGAA, encoded by the coding sequence GTGCGCGGTGGTGGGCAGGGGCGGCAGCCGGAGGACCCGTCGAGCGTCGACGAGCGCCTGGGGGTGCTTCCGGGCTTCCCCGGCTCGGCCGACCTCGGCGGGCTGCCCCTCGCAGGCGGTGGGAGCACGGCGCTGCGGCGCGTCATCAGGTCCGCCGTGCCGATCGCCCTGCCGATCGCCCTGCCGATCGCCCTGCCGATCGCCGTGGCGGACGCCTCGCCCGACGCGGTGGCCGGCGAGCTGCCGGACGAGCTGCGGCGGTCCGCGGAGCGCTTCGGGGTGAGGGCCGTCGTCGACCTGCGCTCTGACGCGGAGGCGCGCCTGCTGCCCCATCCTCTCGCTGACCTGCCCGGGTACCGGTTGCTCCCGCTGATCGACGTGGCCGCAGAGCCCCAGCGCGACGTGACCTCCGAGGCCACGTTCGGCGACCTGTACGCCCGCAGCCTGGGGCGCAACCGCAGGACGCTGGTCGAGGTCTTCCGCGCGCTCGCGGCCCACGCGCGGGCCGCAGCTGCCGGGCCTGGCGCTGGCGCTGTGCTCGTGTGCTGCGCCGCGGGTCGCGACCGGACGGGCATGGTGGCCGCGCTGCTGCTCGACCTCGCGGGTGCCGAGCGGGGGGCCGTCGTCGACGACTACCACCGCGCCGGCAGCGGCTCGCCCGTCGTCGACCCCCCGACGGCTCCCACGCCGCACCGGAGAGGGGGGCCCGACGTCGAGGCGATGCTCGACCACGTGCACGCCCGCTGGGGCGGCCCGGCGGACTACCTGCGCTGGCTCGGCCTGGACGACGAGGAGGTCGTGACCCTCCGGTCTCTGCTGCGTCCAGAGGGCGCGGCGTGA
- a CDS encoding VOC family protein, with protein sequence MSESLSSRGALHHVELWVPDLARALPRWSWLLGELGYELFQAWEGGASFRLGATYLVLEQSPAVTADRHERLRPGLNHLAFHAGTREQLDAVVAACADHGWRLLFADRHPFAGGPEHCAAYLEDDDGYEVELVAEPPLGPVSGSGAGA encoded by the coding sequence GTGAGCGAGAGCCTGTCATCGCGCGGCGCGCTGCACCACGTCGAGCTGTGGGTGCCCGACCTGGCGCGGGCGCTGCCGCGGTGGTCCTGGCTGCTCGGTGAGCTCGGCTACGAGCTCTTCCAGGCGTGGGAGGGAGGCGCGAGCTTCCGGCTGGGCGCGACCTACCTGGTGCTGGAGCAGTCCCCGGCGGTGACCGCTGACCGCCACGAGCGTCTGCGCCCGGGGTTGAACCACCTCGCGTTCCACGCCGGCACGCGCGAGCAGCTCGACGCGGTGGTGGCTGCCTGCGCCGACCACGGGTGGAGGCTGCTGTTCGCCGACCGGCACCCCTTCGCCGGGGGTCCCGAACACTGCGCGGCCTACCTCGAGGACGACGACGGCTACGAGGTCGAGCTGGTCGCTGAACCGCCCCTCGGGCCGGTCTCCGGGTCGGGCGCCGGAGCCTGA
- a CDS encoding TetR/AcrR family transcriptional regulator, which translates to MASAETHDDDEARGEDPRAARSRQRVLTAATACFLAHGYDASTVEQVAAEAGLAKRTVFNLYADKASLFRAALERSIDTAERFTGELLAHVHELAGARDLRAGLGRVAEELALTVLAGPVVPLRRLLAREGERFPDLLADYRRRAPEAVLVALASTFAALTERGRLAVASPELAAEQFAFLVMGADLDRGMLGEPPPPAERIRARAAAGVDTFWRAHRPGQAPAPDPETGPRGGSATSSTS; encoded by the coding sequence GTGGCGTCCGCCGAGACTCACGACGACGACGAGGCGCGCGGCGAGGATCCGCGCGCTGCGCGTTCGCGCCAGCGCGTGCTGACGGCCGCGACCGCGTGCTTCCTCGCGCACGGCTACGACGCGTCCACCGTCGAGCAGGTCGCGGCGGAGGCGGGCCTGGCCAAGCGGACGGTCTTCAACCTCTACGCCGACAAGGCCTCGCTGTTCCGCGCCGCGCTGGAGCGCTCGATCGACACCGCCGAGCGCTTCACCGGTGAGCTGCTCGCACACGTCCACGAGCTGGCTGGGGCCCGCGACCTCCGCGCGGGGCTGGGGCGGGTCGCGGAGGAGCTGGCGCTGACGGTGCTCGCCGGTCCGGTGGTGCCGCTGCGCCGGCTGCTGGCGCGCGAGGGCGAGCGGTTCCCCGACCTGCTCGCGGACTACCGGCGTCGTGCGCCTGAGGCCGTGCTCGTCGCCCTGGCCAGCACGTTCGCCGCGCTCACCGAGCGGGGTCGGCTGGCGGTGGCCAGCCCGGAGCTGGCAGCCGAGCAGTTCGCCTTCCTCGTGATGGGCGCCGACCTCGACCGCGGCATGCTGGGCGAGCCGCCGCCTCCGGCCGAGCGCATCCGGGCGCGCGCGGCCGCGGGGGTCGACACCTTCTGGCGGGCGCACCGCCCCGGTCAGGCTCCGGCGCCCGACCCGGAGACCGGCCCGAGGGGCGGTTCAGCGACCAGCTCGACCTCGTAG
- a CDS encoding DUF998 domain-containing protein — protein sequence MAKDELDTSAAVTRSLLGWGVVAGPFYVVVGLVLALTRPGFELSHHALSLLVLGEHGWLQRTNLVLTGLMVLAAAAGAARALRDGRGLAIATATAVYGLALLASAAALPDPAAGFPPGSATASTSAISTHGLLHIVFGALGFLALALGAFAEGRWRASLGERGAAGRARMLGAVVLVGFLAGAALAQQAVGTLLLWVAVLAGFTWLALASARLYAQVPHPLYARRSAAAAG from the coding sequence GTGGCGAAGGACGAGCTCGACACGTCGGCGGCGGTGACCCGCAGCCTGCTGGGCTGGGGTGTGGTCGCGGGGCCGTTCTACGTGGTGGTCGGCCTGGTGCTGGCGCTGACCAGGCCCGGGTTCGAGCTGTCGCACCACGCGCTGTCGCTGCTGGTGCTCGGTGAGCACGGATGGCTCCAGCGCACCAACCTCGTGCTGACCGGGCTCATGGTGCTGGCCGCGGCGGCAGGCGCGGCGCGCGCTCTGCGCGACGGCCGCGGGCTGGCCATCGCGACGGCGACGGCGGTCTACGGCCTGGCGCTGCTCGCGAGCGCCGCCGCCCTGCCCGACCCGGCGGCGGGGTTCCCGCCCGGCTCGGCGACCGCGTCGACGTCGGCGATCAGCACGCACGGACTGCTGCACATCGTCTTCGGGGCTCTCGGGTTCCTCGCGCTCGCGCTGGGAGCGTTCGCGGAAGGGCGCTGGCGCGCATCGCTGGGGGAGCGCGGAGCCGCTGGGCGCGCGCGGATGCTGGGGGCCGTGGTGCTGGTCGGGTTCCTCGCCGGGGCGGCTCTGGCGCAGCAGGCGGTCGGGACGCTGCTGCTGTGGGTGGCCGTGCTCGCCGGCTTCACGTGGCTGGCGCTGGCGAGCGCGCGGCTGTACGCGCAGGTGCCGCACCCGCTGTACGCCCGGCGCTCCGCCGCTGCCGCCGGCTGA
- a CDS encoding GNAT family N-acetyltransferase yields the protein MTLSTAPLDLSADAEHLADFLTRQAWPFHVRERWTREQALASAADGSWVGPHTHAHWLLADGERAGLVRFDDVDDGTPLFDLRIDESHRRRGLGTAAVRWLSQHLSDRDPQLQRIEANTRIDNAVMRAVLQRCGFVKESHYRSAWPGEGGRLFDGIGHGLMRADWVSGTTTPVRWDA from the coding sequence ATGACGCTCTCCACCGCTCCGCTCGACCTGTCCGCTGACGCCGAGCACCTCGCCGACTTCCTCACCCGGCAGGCCTGGCCGTTCCACGTCCGCGAGCGCTGGACGCGCGAGCAGGCGCTCGCCAGTGCAGCCGACGGCTCCTGGGTCGGACCCCACACCCACGCCCACTGGCTCCTGGCCGACGGCGAGCGCGCGGGCCTGGTCCGGTTCGACGACGTCGACGACGGCACACCGCTGTTCGACCTCCGCATCGACGAGTCCCACCGCAGGCGGGGGCTCGGCACAGCGGCAGTGCGCTGGCTCAGCCAGCACCTGTCCGACCGCGACCCCCAGCTGCAGCGCATCGAGGCGAACACCCGCATCGACAACGCGGTCATGCGCGCGGTGCTGCAGCGGTGCGGCTTCGTCAAGGAGTCGCACTACCGGTCCGCCTGGCCCGGCGAGGGCGGCCGTCTGTTCGACGGCATCGGTCACGGCCTCATGCGCGCCGACTGGGTCAGCGGCACCACGACGCCCGTCCGCTGGGACGCCTGA
- a CDS encoding Lrp/AsnC family transcriptional regulator, with product MPSNPQIVLDTVDRGVVEALQRDGRMSVADLARAVNLSPSATADRLRRLTDLGVITGYTAVVAPEALGYAVQAFVRLAYPSGNYKPFHDLLAVLPEVVEAHHVTGDDCFILKVLARSMRDLERITGKLATLGGITTSVVYSSPLPRRNLTPA from the coding sequence GTGCCGTCGAACCCGCAGATCGTGCTGGACACCGTCGACAGGGGTGTCGTGGAGGCCCTCCAGCGGGACGGGCGGATGAGCGTCGCCGACCTCGCCCGCGCGGTGAACCTCTCCCCCAGCGCGACCGCGGACAGGCTGCGGCGGCTGACCGACCTCGGCGTCATCACCGGGTACACAGCGGTGGTCGCCCCGGAGGCGCTCGGCTACGCCGTGCAGGCGTTCGTGCGGCTGGCGTACCCGAGCGGCAACTACAAGCCGTTCCACGACCTGCTCGCCGTGCTGCCCGAGGTGGTGGAGGCGCACCACGTCACCGGCGATGACTGCTTCATCCTCAAGGTGCTCGCGCGCAGCATGCGCGACCTGGAGCGCATCACCGGCAAGCTGGCGACGCTCGGCGGCATCACCACGAGCGTCGTCTACTCGAGCCCCCTCCCCCGGCGGAACCTCACGCCAGCCTGA
- a CDS encoding rhodanese-like domain-containing protein — MNGLTTSATAAISAVGFFATRLAHQTDPADLAHARATGAAPLVLDVRSAAGWAQGRIPGAVHIPLAELTERIGEHAPDLDADVVVYCWGPGCNGSTRAGLALALAGYGCVKELVGGYEYWVREGFAVVSDAGRSRQVPDPLTAPAG, encoded by the coding sequence ATGAACGGTCTCACCACCTCAGCCACCGCAGCGATCTCCGCCGTCGGCTTCTTCGCCACCCGCCTCGCCCACCAGACCGACCCGGCCGACCTGGCGCACGCGCGCGCCACGGGCGCAGCGCCGCTCGTCCTCGACGTCCGCTCCGCCGCCGGGTGGGCGCAGGGCCGCATCCCCGGCGCCGTGCACATCCCCCTCGCCGAGCTCACCGAGCGCATCGGCGAGCACGCCCCCGACCTCGACGCCGACGTCGTCGTCTACTGCTGGGGACCCGGCTGCAACGGCAGCACCCGCGCCGGCCTCGCCCTGGCGCTCGCGGGCTACGGCTGCGTGAAGGAGCTCGTCGGGGGCTACGAGTACTGGGTCCGCGAGGGCTTCGCCGTCGTCAGCGACGCCGGTCGCAGCCGCCAGGTGCCCGACCCGCTCACCGCGCCCGCCGGGTGA
- a CDS encoding DUF1990 family protein: protein MRELTYEHVGATRPADADWPPAAVPAGYRRHESTVLIGQDDDGEDAVWRAASAAVLAWGVKTRSGFTVHPPSGPGGVRDGEELWLHAALGARAATVTVREPVRVVAVVDTDDRRGFAYGTLRGHPVSGEEAFVVHRDPEGRVHLTLRSLTRPAPGGPWRLVFPALLVAQRVYRRRYQQALVSLR, encoded by the coding sequence GTGCGCGAGCTGACCTACGAGCACGTCGGTGCCACCCGCCCTGCCGACGCCGACTGGCCGCCCGCCGCGGTCCCGGCCGGCTACCGCCGCCACGAGTCCACCGTGCTCATCGGTCAGGACGACGACGGCGAGGACGCCGTCTGGCGCGCAGCTTCCGCCGCCGTGCTCGCCTGGGGCGTCAAGACGCGCAGCGGCTTCACCGTCCACCCGCCCTCAGGCCCGGGCGGTGTCCGCGATGGCGAGGAGCTGTGGCTGCACGCCGCGCTGGGAGCTCGCGCCGCCACGGTCACCGTGCGCGAGCCGGTGCGCGTGGTCGCCGTCGTCGACACCGACGACCGCCGCGGCTTCGCCTACGGCACGCTGCGCGGCCATCCCGTCAGCGGTGAGGAGGCGTTCGTCGTCCACCGAGACCCCGAGGGCCGGGTGCACCTGACCCTGCGCTCCCTGACCCGCCCGGCGCCGGGCGGTCCGTGGCGCCTCGTGTTCCCTGCGCTGCTGGTCGCCCAGCGCGTCTACCGCCGGCGCTACCAGCAGGCCCTGGTCAGCCTGCGCTGA
- a CDS encoding 2-phosphosulfolactate phosphatase: MTGALAIAEDVAAVVVVDVLSFTTAVSVVLDGGGRVWPCPWDDDERATALALQHDAVLAVGRSRARAAGGVSLSPVSLRAASPQRLVLPSPNGSRLCAELAGRAPVVVAACLRNAAAVARWLTDLAGGVDSASVAVVAAGERWPDGSLRPAVEDVWGAGAVVDRLVALGWTGLSQEARAARAASSATQDDVGSALLECSSGAELVAAGHRGDVLVAAEPDTSDRVPVLRDGCLSAG, translated from the coding sequence GTGACCGGGGCGCTGGCCATCGCCGAGGACGTCGCCGCGGTCGTCGTCGTCGACGTCCTGTCCTTCACGACGGCGGTCAGCGTGGTGCTGGACGGCGGCGGCCGGGTGTGGCCCTGCCCGTGGGACGACGACGAGCGCGCCACCGCGCTGGCGCTCCAGCACGACGCGGTGCTCGCCGTCGGGCGCTCTCGCGCGCGGGCTGCGGGAGGGGTGAGCCTGTCGCCGGTGTCGCTGCGCGCTGCATCGCCGCAGCGGCTGGTGCTGCCCTCCCCGAACGGCTCGCGCCTGTGCGCGGAGCTGGCCGGTCGAGCACCGGTGGTGGTGGCGGCGTGCCTGCGGAACGCCGCAGCGGTGGCGCGCTGGCTGACCGACCTGGCGGGCGGAGTCGACAGCGCGAGCGTGGCGGTGGTCGCCGCCGGGGAGCGCTGGCCCGACGGGAGCCTGCGGCCGGCGGTCGAGGACGTGTGGGGCGCTGGCGCCGTGGTCGACCGGCTGGTGGCGCTGGGGTGGACCGGGCTGTCGCAGGAGGCCCGCGCCGCACGCGCTGCCTCCTCAGCGACTCAGGACGACGTCGGGAGCGCCCTCCTCGAGTGCTCCAGCGGCGCCGAGCTGGTGGCCGCCGGGCACCGGGGCGACGTGCTCGTGGCCGCCGAGCCCGACACCAGCGACCGCGTGCCGGTGCTGCGCGACGGGTGCCTCAGCGCAGGCTGA
- a CDS encoding STAS domain-containing protein yields the protein MSCSAAGASGNRPLRTGGLRVAVEDHSRAGSALPLRVMTLVGDLDIASIHRLRSATDLALPADGTGGASDVVVDLASVEFIDSAGLGALLNTLRRTLALGGRLALVGASEQAVRLLTITGVNRVVSLHATLAEALVHGPGVGQAAAARAALA from the coding sequence ATGAGCTGCTCAGCTGCCGGCGCGTCCGGTAACCGCCCCCTGCGGACCGGTGGCCTGCGCGTCGCCGTGGAAGACCACTCCCGTGCCGGATCGGCGCTGCCGCTGCGCGTCATGACGCTGGTCGGCGACCTCGACATCGCCTCGATCCACCGCCTGCGCTCGGCCACCGACCTCGCGCTGCCCGCCGACGGCACCGGCGGCGCCTCGGACGTGGTGGTCGACCTCGCCTCGGTGGAGTTCATCGACTCCGCTGGGCTCGGCGCGCTGCTCAACACCCTGCGCCGGACGCTGGCGCTGGGCGGGCGCCTCGCCCTGGTCGGCGCGAGCGAGCAGGCCGTCCGGCTGCTGACCATCACCGGCGTCAACCGCGTCGTCTCCCTGCACGCGACGCTCGCCGAGGCCCTCGTCCACGGGCCGGGCGTCGGCCAGGCAGCCGCTGCCAGGGCGGCGCTCGCCTGA
- a CDS encoding SDR family NAD(P)-dependent oxidoreductase, with the protein MDLGLSGRVVLVVGGTGLVGSAVVQRLREEGATAVVASRSTTPDEHGTSLRLDARDDASAAAAVDAVLAHHGRLDGLVVAAAPSARTLDASRNDDPAQVLEAFDAKAVVFLRLVNAVLPAMEGAGYGRVVGISGQNAFLTGNTTGAVRNAALVVIAKNLADAVAGSGVTVNTVSPGTVTPTPAAEVQPGRGGESSPDEIADLVTFLLSPRARAISGESIATGHRVRGVVSC; encoded by the coding sequence ATGGACCTGGGACTGAGCGGACGCGTGGTGCTCGTGGTCGGGGGCACCGGGCTCGTCGGGAGCGCCGTGGTGCAGCGGCTGCGCGAGGAGGGGGCGACCGCCGTGGTCGCCTCCCGCTCGACGACCCCTGACGAGCACGGAACGAGCCTGCGGCTCGACGCCCGCGACGACGCCTCCGCGGCCGCCGCCGTCGACGCGGTGCTCGCCCACCACGGACGCCTCGACGGCCTCGTGGTGGCCGCGGCGCCCAGCGCGCGCACGCTCGACGCCTCCCGCAACGACGACCCGGCCCAGGTGCTGGAGGCGTTCGACGCGAAGGCCGTCGTCTTCCTGCGGCTCGTCAACGCCGTCCTGCCGGCGATGGAGGGGGCCGGCTACGGGCGGGTGGTCGGCATCAGCGGCCAGAACGCCTTCCTCACCGGTAACACCACCGGCGCGGTGCGCAACGCGGCGCTGGTCGTGATCGCCAAGAACCTCGCTGACGCAGTGGCCGGCAGCGGAGTCACGGTCAACACGGTGAGCCCCGGAACCGTCACCCCGACGCCGGCCGCGGAGGTGCAGCCGGGACGGGGCGGGGAGTCGAGCCCCGACGAGATCGCCGACCTGGTGACGTTCCTGCTGTCGCCGAGGGCGCGAGCGATCTCGGGGGAGTCGATCGCCACCGGGCACCGCGTTCGCGGCGTCGTCTCCTGCTGA
- a CDS encoding OsmC family protein: protein MPLHPKGSVLTFELHGEGEGVLQEVAITGGPHVVRAEGHPAFGGTDSAPSPLDLVLAGYVSCNQVTSKIVALGQGVELGEFHGRVDAELDNSVLVFGAEGNPSFSKVTLTVELETDLDDAAFEAFVAEVSRRCPVTQLLQRAGTEVVNRWTNKVRVAA, encoded by the coding sequence ATGCCGCTGCACCCGAAGGGTTCCGTCCTGACCTTCGAGCTCCACGGTGAGGGGGAGGGCGTCCTGCAGGAGGTCGCCATCACCGGCGGGCCGCACGTGGTCCGCGCCGAGGGCCACCCCGCGTTCGGGGGCACCGACAGCGCCCCCAGCCCGCTCGACCTCGTGCTCGCCGGCTACGTCTCCTGCAACCAGGTGACCTCGAAGATCGTGGCGCTGGGCCAGGGCGTCGAGCTGGGCGAGTTCCACGGCCGGGTCGACGCCGAGCTCGACAACTCCGTGCTCGTCTTCGGCGCCGAGGGCAACCCCTCCTTCTCGAAGGTGACGCTCACCGTGGAGCTGGAGACCGACCTCGACGACGCCGCCTTCGAGGCCTTCGTCGCCGAGGTCAGCCGCCGCTGCCCGGTGACGCAGCTGCTGCAGCGCGCCGGCACCGAGGTGGTCAACCGCTGGACGAACAAGGTCCGCGTCGCCGCCTGA
- a CDS encoding amino acid ABC transporter permease, translating to MSDSPTAVRPAPAPPRPPDDERVVPLRHPWRWVATALVLVLLAQVVHGLVTNPFYQWDRFGYWFSRPVILEGLLITLQVTAYSAVLGLAGGVLLALMRLSGSPVLQVVSWTFTWVFRSVPLIVVLIFLYNVSALYPELGLGVPFGPQLVTFGTADLGDEMLIAVVALSLNEAAFASEVVRGGLLSVDAGQREAAAALGLPRAYRFWRIVMPQALRSIVPNYVNQLIGIIKGSSLVFYVSLLDLFGTVQTMGATYPGDVIPLLLVATTWYVVLTSVVSAAQFHVERAFARGADRTPPPTPWQRVRAGAGDLVAKVRAASSPAAPVSPRPGGPAGGSVR from the coding sequence GTGAGCGACAGCCCGACCGCCGTGCGCCCCGCGCCGGCACCCCCGAGACCCCCGGACGACGAGCGCGTCGTCCCGCTGCGCCACCCCTGGCGCTGGGTGGCCACCGCCCTCGTGCTGGTGCTGCTCGCGCAGGTGGTGCACGGGCTGGTGACCAACCCCTTCTACCAGTGGGACCGGTTCGGCTACTGGTTCTCGCGGCCCGTCATCCTCGAGGGGCTGCTCATCACCTTGCAGGTCACGGCGTACTCGGCCGTGCTCGGCCTGGCCGGAGGCGTGCTGCTGGCGCTCATGCGCCTGTCGGGCAGCCCCGTGCTGCAGGTGGTCAGCTGGACGTTCACCTGGGTGTTCAGGTCCGTGCCGCTGATCGTCGTCCTGATCTTCCTCTACAACGTCAGCGCGCTGTACCCCGAGCTCGGCCTCGGCGTCCCCTTCGGGCCGCAGCTCGTCACGTTCGGCACCGCCGACCTCGGCGACGAGATGCTCATCGCGGTGGTCGCCCTCAGCCTCAACGAGGCGGCGTTCGCCTCCGAGGTGGTCCGCGGCGGGCTGCTGTCGGTGGACGCCGGGCAGCGCGAGGCCGCCGCGGCGCTGGGCCTGCCGCGCGCGTACCGGTTCTGGCGGATCGTCATGCCGCAGGCGCTGCGCTCGATCGTGCCGAACTACGTCAACCAGCTCATCGGCATCATCAAGGGCAGCTCGCTGGTGTTCTACGTCTCCCTGCTCGACCTGTTCGGCACCGTGCAGACGATGGGCGCCACCTACCCCGGCGACGTCATCCCGCTGCTGCTCGTGGCCACCACCTGGTACGTCGTGCTGACCAGCGTCGTCTCCGCCGCCCAGTTCCACGTCGAGCGGGCCTTCGCCCGCGGCGCCGACAGGACCCCGCCGCCCACGCCGTGGCAGCGCGTCCGGGCCGGGGCCGGTGACCTGGTCGCGAAGGTCCGCGCGGCGTCGTCCCCGGCCGCCCCGGTCAGCCCCCGGCCCGGCGGCCCCGCCGGCGGGAGCGTCCGGTGA